The following proteins come from a genomic window of Lolium rigidum isolate FL_2022 chromosome 5, APGP_CSIRO_Lrig_0.1, whole genome shotgun sequence:
- the LOC124652415 gene encoding ankyrin repeat domain-containing protein 50-like encodes MEGVTAVLISAMYGTPETTRYLLDHGADPTAGGSMGSALHGAAMTGQSENAELLLSRGMDVDLFDSVHGTALHIAASKGEAGVVKVLLEHHADPNMLFNLHSKPLGMAMQKESWECMRLLIKAGADVNFIDYIGVTYLMVAASSGLSDVVKCLLDAGANANTPDAFGRTAIQIAALNGRRDIVEMLFPLTLPLSTVPVWSIDGIISHVKFYNLNPRVKQPLELDEKIAKLKLEATEAFRRKEYLRAAELYTCAMKLEDRVKEHAILLANRSFCFVRLGQGEDAVSDATKCTRFRPQWPKGYYRQGAAYMLLKDYEKACEAFEDGLKLDRTNVDIKNALREAQEALKNAGCAEK; translated from the exons ATGGAAG gTGTAACTGCGGTGCTTATTTCTGCAATGTATGGGACACCTGAGACTACAAGATACCTCCTTGATCACGGTGCTGATCCCACAGCTGGTGGAAGTATGGGGTCAGCGCTACATGGTGCTGCAATGACTG GACAATCTGAAAATGCTGAACTTCTGCTTTCAAGAGGAATGGATGTGGATCTATTTGACTCTGTGCATGGTACCGCGTTGCATATCGCCGCTTCTAAAGGCGAAGCTGGCGTGGTGAAAGTTTTGTTGGAGCACCATGCAGAT CCTAATATGCTTTTCAACCTTCATTCTAAACCACTGGGTATGGCCATGCAGAAAGAATCATGGGAATGCATGAGGCTACTAATTAAG GCTGGCGCTGATGTGAATTTTATTGACTATATTGGTGTCACTTATTTGATGGTGGCAGCGAGTAGTGGCTTATCTGACGTCGTGAAGTGCTTGCTAGATGCTGGTGCCAATGCCAATACTCCAGATGCT TTTGGTAGAACTGCAATTCAAATTGCCGCACTTAATGGCAGAAGGGATATTGTTGAAATGTTATTTCCGTTAACATTACCTCTTTCAACTGTGCCGGTTTGGAGTATTGATGGGATCATTTCTCATGTGAAGTTTTATAATTTGAACCCAAGA GTTAAACAACCGCTGGAACTGGACGAGAAAATAGCTAAACTGAAATTGGAGGCTACAGAGGCTTTTAGGAGAAAGGAATATTTGAGAGCAGCGGAGCTGTATACTTGT GCAATGAAACTTGAAGATAGAGTAAAAGAGCATGCAATCTTGCTGGCAAATAGGAGTTTCTGCTTCGTACGCCTGGGACAAGGAGAAGATGCTGTCTCTGATGCGACTAAGTGCACAAGGTTTCGACCTCAATGGCCCAAAGGATACTATCGACAAGGGGCAGCTTATATGTTACTGAAG GACTACGAAAAAGCATGTGAGGCTTTTGAAGATGGCTTGAAGCTTGACCGTACAAATGTTGATATTAAGAATGCTTTAAG GGAAGCCCAAGAGGCATTGAAGAATGCTGGTTGCGCTGAAAAATAA